The stretch of DNA CCAGTACAGAGTTGACGGTAAGAAAACGTCCATCAGGTGTTGTCAGAAAGATACCTTCAACGACATTCTCAAAGATGTTGCGGTATTTTTGTTCGCTCGTACGCAGAGCATCTTCTGCTCTCTTGCGCTCGGTGATGTCGTGTGCAAATATGGTTACCCCGGATACGTTTCTTTTCTCGTCAAAAACGGGGGAGCAATACTGTTCGAAAAATCTCCCCAACCGGGTGTCTTGAAAATAAACCGGTTCGCCTGTATCAACAACTTTCTCGTATTGCTCTTTTCTATAGCGTGCTACATCCGGTGGGAACCAGTCGTACAGGCATGTGCCCACAAACTCCGGGACGGTTTTCCCTAATCTTTGTGCGCCTACCACATTGGATAAAAGTATGGTACCTTTGGTGTCAATAAGCACCATGCTTTCATGAACCGCGTCGAAGAATGCCTGGATCGTCTTTTCTCTTTTCTTCAGATTCTCTTCAGCCTGTTTGCGGTCTGATTCTGATTGTTCCGGTTCCTGGATTCTCTTTTTTAAGGTGGATATTTCTTCGAGCAGCTCCGCATTTGTCTTGCCTTGGTCGTTCACCTGGTATCCCTATGACGATAAATAGAGCCGAAATGTATCAATATATTAAGAATATTATCGGATATCCATTGAGGTGTCAAATGCTAATTTATGTGAAACAATAAATGACATGGATAACCGGGTTCATATTGGTTTTTATGCAGGGCAACGTGAGCCCCGGCGATAGATTGCATGAGAACCTTAAGGAGCTACTGCCCCGAATCGTTATACTCCGGCGATTCGGGGCAGTCACATCATCTCACAAGGTTTGACAGGATCAGAACGGTTGCATAAGGGAACAGCATCAGGATTATCATAGAGATCACATATGAGGGGAGGTAGTACATGCTTCCCCTAAAGACGGTTCCGATAGAAATATCCTTCGCCATTCCGGCTACCACATAGCAGCAGATACCGACAGGAGGCATGATTGACCCCATTGTGGTAACAATACATATCATCTGCCCGAACCATATCGGGTCGTATCCCATTGCCATGACGATCGGGTAGAATATTGGGAGCGATACGAGCAGAAAAGCGAGGGCATCCATGACACAACCGCCTATAATATAACACAATATAATGATCCACAGAAGCATCCAGTTAGGCAGGGGGAGGGAAGTGATAAAGTTTGCCGCCTCAAAAGGCAGCCTCGTGACCGCCAGGAAACGGCTGAATAGCACAGCTCCCGCAACAATCATAAATACAAGGCATGAGATGCGGAGCGTATCGACTATTGATGCCTTAAAGCTCTTCCACGAAAGCTTCCTTCTCACCAAACACAATATAAGACCAATAGCGCAACTTGCCGCTGCCGCTTCTGTTGCAGTTACTACACCGGTAAAAAGGGCATACATAATGATTACAAAGAGGATAAAAATATCGAGAAGATCCGGGAGGGCCTTAATCCTCTCCATCCAGGTACTCTTTGGTCCCCTTGGGCCCCAATCCGGATGACGCCAGCAAATATAGAATACAGTTGCGGCAATTAAGACGGTAAGTATCGCACTCGGTATTACATTCCCGAAGAAGAGTTTGCCGATAGATTGACCTGTATAAATCCCATACACAACAAGAACGAGGCTTGGCGGTATGAGAACGCCAAGGGTCGCGCCGGCAGCGACAGCGCCCGCATTGAGCTGAGGATGATAGTTATACTTTTTCATTTCCGGTATCGCTACAGTACTCATTGTGGCAGCAGTAGCGGTGTTGGAGCCGCTTATTGCAGAAAAGATTGCACATGCCATTATTGTGGTAATGGCCAAACCACCTTTATAATGGCCAAACCATTTATACGTGGCATTATAGAGACCATGGTTGTAGCCTCCATAATGGGCGAACTCACCTACCAGGATAAACATAGGGATAACGGTAAGCCCGTAGCTCGAGAAGATATTCCAGAGGTCTGTCCCGAGCATGCCGAATGCTGCCTCGAAGGAGGTCACATACGCAACACCCAAAAACCCGATCATGGCCATGACAAAACCGGCCGGTATCTTGAGCAGGAACAGAACTGCGAACATAATAATAATGCCGATTACACCAACAATTGGTCCGTCCATCCCTACTCCTCCTCTCCGAACAGTTTTTTCAGAAAATCAACAAATGCAGTGAAACTCAACATGGCAAACCCTATAGCTACGGCAAAGACAAAGGGGTAGAAGGGAATCTTTAATGTCTCCGAGACTTCCCGGGATTCGCATATCTTTATTCCCCAGACATATATCTGCCAACATGCAATTCCGAAAAAGATCATTATGATCAGGTCTGCTATTTTATCGATGACGATTTGGAGTTCCTTGGAAAATTTTTCGGTTAAAATATCCACCACAATGTTGGATTTGGTTTTCTGGGTTAAGCCAAGGGCAAAGGCGATTACAACTGCCCCGAGAAAGGATACGATTTCATAGGCACCCCTGTAAGGTATACTGAATATTCGCAAAACCACATTCCCGGTAGCAAGCAGCATAAGGGCCATTACTGCGATGCCGCCTAAGATTATCAGAATCTTGTTGAGAAAATCATTAAGTGTGTCAAGATACTTCATCGTTACCTCCATGCATGGACAGCTTCTTACACGGTTTGTTTATTCTGGTGCAAATGCAGAAGGTACCTGACCCGCAGGCACCTTCTGCATTGTCTCGCTACTTATAAACTTTTTCGTACTTTGCTTTTAATGAATTGATATCTTTGATGATCTGATCACCGGGCAGACCCAGCGCGTTCGTTTTCTTTACATATCCATCGATGATGGGCTGCATGAGTTTCGGGATCTCTGCATATTCGCTTTTCGGGAGTTCAAAAACCTGAAAGTCTTTGTACTTCTGCTTTGACCAGGTAAGGGCTTCCTTTACATGGTCATCAACATATGTTCCTGTCCATAAAGCCTGCTCACGCCTCATATCGTCAAAAATCTTCTTCACGTCGGCGGGCAGGGCATTCCACTTGTCTTTATTCATGACGACGGCAAAGGAGACAACCTGAAGGTTTACAAGTGTTACATAGGGCGTGTAGGCTGCATAGTTAAAGTCTTTGAGGACTTCCATGGAAGAAAAATTACCCTTCACGACACCTTTCTGGAGTGCCTCGGGCGTATCAGACTGCGGCATGGCAATGGGGCTGCCGCCTAATTTTTTCAATACATCCACGGAGGTACCGGACACCCGTATTTCCATTCCCTTAAGATCTTTTAAGGCCTTCACGGGTTTACTCGTCATTAAATTTGCAGGCGGACAGGTAAAGAGTGTCAGCAGTTTTACTTTCTCAAATTCTTTGGCATTGTATTTTTCAATAAGATCGAAAAGGACAAGGCTCGCTACCCGCGCGTTAGCAAACCCGACCGGAAGATCGACGGCTTCCGAGATAGGGAAACGTCCCGGCTGATAACTCATGGCAAAGTTTCCGATATCGGCCATTCCCGATATGACTCCGTCAAAAATGTTCTTGGCCGGCAACAGTGTCCCACCCGGGAAGGTCTGTACCTTGACCTTTCCACTTGTTCTTTTCTCCACTTCCTTTGCCCATCTTTCCATCTGGACACATGGAAATGTGGTTGCAGGAGGGAAATTGGCATACTTGAGCGTGATAGTTGCCTGGCTGTATGAATGCTGAGGTATTACCAGATTTACACTGCACAAAAAGGCAATAGCAAAAAACACTAAAAATATTTTTTTAATACTCATGAAATACCCCCTAATTTTTTTGTTTTAATGCGTTTTTAATTCTCGTACCAATTGCGAAAAGCCCTGAATATCACCCCCTTTAAAAGGGTTTTCCTAAAAAATCTATTTTGTATACAGTATCCAAAAATGTATCCATTCTACAGTTTTTACTGTATGGATACGCTTTTGTCAAGAAGATTTTAGAAAACCCGGCATCGTGGTGTCAACCAATACAGTATTGATAATAAATGATTTTATATTAGACATACGTCATCAAATTGATTGGTTTTTGAATATCA from Pseudomonadota bacterium encodes:
- a CDS encoding PAS domain S-box protein, translating into MNDQGKTNAELLEEISTLKKRIQEPEQSESDRKQAEENLKKREKTIQAFFDAVHESMVLIDTKGTILLSNVVGAQRLGKTVPEFVGTCLYDWFPPDVARYRKEQYEKVVDTGEPVYFQDTRLGRFFEQYCSPVFDEKRNVSGVTIFAHDITERKRAEDALRTSEQKYRNIFENVVEGIFLTTPDGRFLTVNSVLARIYGYSSPEEIIETVTDIGRQVYVNPDERDEFLHIIQEKGVVTGFELQLRKKDGSTFWASINARSVYDENGQLLYYEGTTEDITQRKQAEIALLESRDKLAVIAEGSAIPQFAIDKDHTVILWNRALEIYSGAKAKDVLG
- a CDS encoding TRAP transporter large permease, with protein sequence MDGPIVGVIGIIIMFAVLFLLKIPAGFVMAMIGFLGVAYVTSFEAAFGMLGTDLWNIFSSYGLTVIPMFILVGEFAHYGGYNHGLYNATYKWFGHYKGGLAITTIMACAIFSAISGSNTATAATMSTVAIPEMKKYNYHPQLNAGAVAAGATLGVLIPPSLVLVVYGIYTGQSIGKLFFGNVIPSAILTVLIAATVFYICWRHPDWGPRGPKSTWMERIKALPDLLDIFILFVIIMYALFTGVVTATEAAAASCAIGLILCLVRRKLSWKSFKASIVDTLRISCLVFMIVAGAVLFSRFLAVTRLPFEAANFITSLPLPNWMLLWIIILCYIIGGCVMDALAFLLVSLPIFYPIVMAMGYDPIWFGQMICIVTTMGSIMPPVGICCYVVAGMAKDISIGTVFRGSMYYLPSYVISMIILMLFPYATVLILSNLVR
- a CDS encoding TRAP transporter small permease, giving the protein MKYLDTLNDFLNKILIILGGIAVMALMLLATGNVVLRIFSIPYRGAYEIVSFLGAVVIAFALGLTQKTKSNIVVDILTEKFSKELQIVIDKIADLIIMIFFGIACWQIYVWGIKICESREVSETLKIPFYPFVFAVAIGFAMLSFTAFVDFLKKLFGEEE
- a CDS encoding TRAP transporter substrate-binding protein, with product MSIKKIFLVFFAIAFLCSVNLVIPQHSYSQATITLKYANFPPATTFPCVQMERWAKEVEKRTSGKVKVQTFPGGTLLPAKNIFDGVISGMADIGNFAMSYQPGRFPISEAVDLPVGFANARVASLVLFDLIEKYNAKEFEKVKLLTLFTCPPANLMTSKPVKALKDLKGMEIRVSGTSVDVLKKLGGSPIAMPQSDTPEALQKGVVKGNFSSMEVLKDFNYAAYTPYVTLVNLQVVSFAVVMNKDKWNALPADVKKIFDDMRREQALWTGTYVDDHVKEALTWSKQKYKDFQVFELPKSEYAEIPKLMQPIIDGYVKKTNALGLPGDQIIKDINSLKAKYEKVYK